Sequence from the Candidatus Hepatoplasma crinochetorum Av genome:
ATAAATTTATTCTATCAAAAATTAATTAGTGAATTTATTATTAAAAAATTAATTTTTTTTATTTCACATAAAAATTCCATATAAAGCATTAAAAAAGTATGTAATAGCAAGAATTAAAGAAATAAAAAGAGTTGTTTTTTCTGAACCTTCTTGTCCTCCAAAAGAAAATAATAATAAACAAAACATTATGATTTTTACAGTATTTAAAATTGTATAAAGAAAAAAAGTTTCGCGATACCTCATCATTGAAAAAGAAAACGCAATTACTGCAATAGAAGCACTAAAAGCATCTAAAGCAATTTGATAAATTGGAATATCATCATTTGAAACTCCAATTAAATCAATTACAATATATCCTGTAAAAACTCCTAAACCAATAGTAAGAATTGCAATTATTGTAACTAATAAAATTCCTTGTCAAAAATTAAGTTTTCTTGTTTTAATTAGCTTTTCTTTTGTAAATCCCTCTTTTTTTCAATTTATTCCTGCAAAAATAAGAATAATAGGAATAATTATCACATTTACAATTGCAAGAGCATAATTTCCCGTAGCAAACATTACAGAACCATAAAAACATGCATCAATTAAAAGTAAAATTCACGCATATCGATATCTTTTGGAAAGAGCAAGAGCTGCAATTACACCAATAAAAATATCTGCATAAATTAAATAAGTATCTCATGTGTTAGTATCAAGATTTGAAAAAATAAAATAACTAGAAGCAATCGTACAGAAAAGAAAAAGAATAATTTCAATTCAATTTACCTTAATTTTTTTATTCTTTTGAAGATTTTCCTTCATTTATTTTTTTTCCTTTCTAAATATTTATAAAGGATTTATAATAATTCATATTTATCTAAATTATCATTATTTTGATAATTTGGTTTTGTTGTTATTAGATTTTCTCTTGATAATTTTTTGAATACTTTTTTTTCTGTAAAACTTAAAATTCTATTCACAAATTTTTCTGGTTCAAATAAAGGATGGACTAAAATTGAATTTATTCTTAAAATATTAGCTACAAAAATATCCGTAATAATCATATCACCAATTACTACTATTTCTGAATTTCGATATTTTCCCTGAAATTTCTCTTCAATAAATCTTTTTGTTTTACGAGGAAAAGGTTTTTTTGCATTAGCAATATAATCTTCCTTGATTCCTAATTTTTCTGCAAAGAATTTAACTCTTTTTTCTGAATTATTTGAAATAATTACAAATTTAAAATCATATTTTTTAATATTTTCTAAAAACTTGATCGATGAATTAGTTGGAAATTTTCGAAAATGCGGAACTAATGTATTATCTAAATCACAAATAATTAAT
This genomic interval carries:
- a CDS encoding YqeG family HAD IIIA-type phosphatase encodes the protein MKAKKKQKANDNLKKKNSSFLLSLFINYFKPSTYVNSILDIDLDELKNQGIKLIICDLDNTLVPHFRKFPTNSSIKFLENIKKYDFKFVIISNNSEKRVKFFAEKLGIKEDYIANAKKPFPRKTKRFIEEKFQGKYRNSEIVVIGDMIITDIFVANILRINSILVHPLFEPEKFVNRILSFTEKKVFKKLSRENLITTKPNYQNNDNLDKYELL
- the pnuC gene encoding nicotinamide riboside transporter PnuC — encoded protein: MKENLQKNKKIKVNWIEIILFLFCTIASSYFIFSNLDTNTWDTYLIYADIFIGVIAALALSKRYRYAWILLLIDACFYGSVMFATGNYALAIVNVIIIPIILIFAGINWKKEGFTKEKLIKTRKLNFWQGILLVTIIAILTIGLGVFTGYIVIDLIGVSNDDIPIYQIALDAFSASIAVIAFSFSMMRYRETFFLYTILNTVKIIMFCLLLFSFGGQEGSEKTTLFISLILAITYFFNALYGIFMWNKKN